The following are encoded together in the Streptomyces asoensis genome:
- a CDS encoding WhiB family transcriptional regulator → MTELVQQLLVDVDDADEELGWQERALCAQTDPESFFPEKGGSTREAKKVCLACEVRSECLEYALANDERFGIWGGLSERERRRLKKAAV, encoded by the coding sequence ATGACCGAGCTGGTGCAGCAACTGCTGGTCGACGTCGACGACGCGGACGAGGAACTCGGCTGGCAGGAGCGCGCGCTGTGCGCCCAGACCGATCCCGAGTCCTTCTTCCCCGAGAAGGGCGGCTCCACCCGCGAGGCGAAGAAGGTCTGCCTCGCCTGTGAGGTCCGCTCCGAATGCCTCGAGTACGCCCTGGCCAACGACGAGCGCTTCGGCATCTGGGGCGGCCTGTCCGAACGGGAGCGCCGCCGGCTGAAGAAGGCGGCGGTCTGA
- a CDS encoding cysteine dioxygenase, translating to MNSDSDLQIAGDLLEVPHLLQAPREHPATVAEFVGLARSVAADRDRWAHLVRYDATTRWYHRLRTGPGYEVWLLSWVPGQGSGLHDHGRSSGVLTVLDGELTERTERGKRVLTAGVQRVFAPGYAHEVVNDALEPAVSLHVYFPGLTEMPMHPGSGLLTAAGTGSAEGARRTPMACTALAAHGPTDPVGP from the coding sequence ATGAACAGCGACAGCGACCTCCAGATCGCGGGCGACCTCCTCGAAGTCCCGCACCTCCTCCAGGCTCCGCGCGAACACCCGGCCACCGTCGCCGAGTTCGTCGGCCTGGCCCGCTCCGTCGCCGCCGACCGGGACCGGTGGGCCCACCTGGTCCGGTACGACGCGACGACCCGCTGGTACCACCGGCTGCGCACCGGCCCCGGCTACGAGGTGTGGCTGCTGTCCTGGGTGCCCGGACAGGGCAGCGGGCTGCACGACCACGGCCGCTCCTCGGGCGTGCTCACCGTCCTGGACGGCGAGCTGACCGAGCGCACGGAGCGCGGGAAGCGGGTGCTCACGGCCGGTGTGCAGCGGGTCTTCGCGCCGGGGTACGCGCACGAGGTCGTCAACGACGCCCTGGAGCCGGCGGTCAGCCTGCACGTCTACTTCCCGGGCCTGACGGAGATGCCCATGCACCCGGGGTCCGGGCTCCTCACGGCCGCGGGGACCGGGTCCGCCGAGGGCGCCCGCCGGACACCGATGGCCTGCACGGCGCTCGCGGCGCACGGACCGACGGACCCCGTCGGCCCGTAG
- the cofD gene encoding 2-phospho-L-lactate transferase has translation MRIVVLAGGIGGARFLRGLKQAVPDADITVIGNTGDDIHLFGLKVCPDLDTVMYTLGGGINEEQGWGRADETFHLKEELAAYGAGPGWFGLGDRDFATHIVRTQMIGAGYPLSAVTEALCDRWKPGVRLIPMTDDRVETHVAVEVDGENKAVHFQEYWVRLRASVPARAVVPVGAEQAKPAPGVLEAVAAADVILFPPSNPVVSVGTILAVPGIREAIADAGVPVVGLSPIVGDAPVRGMADKVLAAVGVESAAAAVAEHYGSGLLDGWLVDTVDAGAVERVEAAGIRCRAVPLMMTDLDATARMAREALALAEEVRTV, from the coding sequence ATGCGCATTGTGGTTCTGGCAGGCGGCATCGGCGGTGCCCGGTTCCTGCGCGGTCTGAAGCAGGCCGTGCCGGACGCGGACATCACGGTCATCGGCAACACCGGCGACGACATCCACCTCTTCGGGCTGAAGGTCTGTCCGGACCTCGACACGGTGATGTACACGCTCGGCGGCGGCATCAACGAGGAACAGGGCTGGGGGCGGGCCGACGAGACCTTCCACCTGAAGGAGGAGCTCGCGGCGTACGGCGCCGGACCCGGGTGGTTCGGACTGGGCGACCGGGACTTCGCCACGCACATCGTGCGGACGCAGATGATCGGCGCCGGGTACCCGCTGAGCGCGGTGACCGAGGCGCTGTGCGACCGGTGGAAGCCGGGCGTCCGGCTCATCCCCATGACCGACGACCGGGTGGAGACCCATGTCGCGGTCGAGGTGGACGGTGAGAACAAGGCCGTGCACTTCCAGGAGTACTGGGTGCGGCTGCGGGCCTCGGTCCCGGCGCGGGCCGTCGTGCCCGTCGGCGCCGAGCAGGCCAAGCCGGCGCCCGGGGTGCTGGAGGCCGTCGCGGCGGCGGACGTGATCCTCTTCCCGCCGTCCAACCCGGTCGTCTCGGTCGGCACGATCCTCGCCGTGCCGGGCATCCGCGAGGCGATCGCCGACGCCGGGGTGCCGGTGGTGGGCCTCTCCCCCATCGTCGGGGACGCGCCCGTGCGCGGGATGGCCGACAAGGTGCTCGCGGCGGTCGGCGTGGAGTCGGCGGCGGCCGCGGTGGCCGAGCACTACGGCTCGGGTCTGCTGGACGGCTGGCTCGTCGACACCGTGGACGCGGGGGCCGTGGAGCGGGTCGAGGCGGCCGGGATCCGCTGCCGGGCCGTCCCGCTGATGATGACCGACCTGGACGCGACCGCGCGGATGGCGCGGGAGGCGCTGGCGCTGGCCGAGGAGGTGCGGACGGTATGA